A region from the Aquipuribacter nitratireducens genome encodes:
- a CDS encoding methyl-accepting chemotaxis protein has product MSTPQVRRRRSFTSWPLSLKLGTLVGVVVAVLVGVAVSNQLVSDYRTAVNREYRELEHAKVAFLQLANRASEHKSTAYVAALGGDLADADASFVEDQATVHALLEELQGLVLPPAVEDQVDDLDEAFDTYHAEVGTYLQLAAGDRGAAQSQWARIDTAEDVIDTAMDEVDVVLTDAIDTSLATTSGLGHLTVVILWISVGVGVVLVAATSFLVYRVTAPPLSATVASLETLATGDLRVSSDVERTDEVGRIARAVNALAATLRASLGEVQRGSGALSAAAGQLDGVSTEVAAAAEESSQQANVVAAAAEQVTRNVQTVAAGVEEMGQSIREIAQNAQEAATVAGDAVSVAGEAGQIVARLGESSQLIGEVVRVITSIAEQTNLLALNATIEAARAGEAGKGFAVVATEVKELATQTGKATDDIAKRVTAIQSDSADVVSAIERIETTIGRIHDIQTTIASAVEEQTATTGEMGRSLSEAAAGSSEIGSGISAVATAAEQSSAQAQTSASHTRELTALSEQLTATVRRFTL; this is encoded by the coding sequence ATGAGCACCCCGCAGGTCCGGCGCCGCCGGTCCTTCACCAGCTGGCCCCTCTCCCTCAAGCTCGGCACGCTCGTCGGCGTCGTCGTCGCGGTGCTGGTCGGCGTCGCCGTGAGCAACCAGCTCGTCAGCGACTACCGGACCGCCGTCAACCGCGAGTACCGCGAGCTCGAGCACGCGAAGGTGGCGTTCCTCCAGCTCGCCAACCGCGCGTCGGAGCACAAGTCGACCGCGTACGTCGCGGCCCTCGGCGGGGACCTCGCCGACGCCGACGCCTCCTTCGTCGAGGACCAGGCGACCGTGCACGCACTTCTCGAGGAGCTTCAGGGGCTCGTGCTGCCGCCGGCGGTCGAGGACCAGGTCGACGACCTCGACGAGGCGTTCGACACCTACCACGCCGAGGTCGGCACGTACCTCCAGCTCGCCGCCGGTGACCGCGGCGCCGCACAGTCCCAGTGGGCGCGCATCGACACCGCCGAGGACGTCATCGACACCGCCATGGACGAGGTCGACGTCGTCCTGACGGACGCCATCGACACCTCCCTCGCCACGACGTCCGGTCTCGGACACCTCACGGTCGTCATCCTGTGGATCAGCGTCGGTGTCGGCGTGGTGCTCGTAGCGGCCACCAGCTTCCTCGTGTACCGGGTGACGGCACCGCCGCTCTCTGCCACGGTCGCCTCCCTCGAGACCCTCGCCACCGGTGACCTCCGGGTGTCCTCCGACGTGGAGCGCACCGACGAGGTCGGTCGAATCGCCCGCGCCGTCAACGCCCTCGCGGCCACGCTCCGCGCCTCCCTCGGTGAGGTCCAGCGCGGCTCCGGTGCGCTGTCGGCGGCCGCGGGCCAGCTCGACGGCGTCTCCACCGAGGTCGCCGCGGCGGCCGAGGAGTCCTCGCAGCAGGCGAACGTCGTCGCCGCCGCCGCCGAGCAGGTCACCCGCAACGTCCAGACCGTCGCCGCCGGCGTCGAGGAGATGGGCCAGTCCATCCGGGAGATCGCGCAGAACGCGCAGGAGGCCGCCACGGTCGCCGGCGACGCCGTGAGCGTCGCGGGCGAGGCCGGCCAGATCGTCGCCCGGCTCGGCGAGTCCAGCCAGCTCATCGGCGAGGTCGTCCGGGTCATCACCTCGATCGCGGAGCAGACCAACCTCCTCGCCCTCAACGCGACGATCGAGGCCGCCCGGGCCGGCGAGGCCGGCAAGGGCTTCGCCGTCGTCGCGACCGAGGTCAAGGAGCTCGCCACCCAGACGGGCAAGGCCACCGACGACATCGCGAAGCGCGTCACCGCCATCCAGTCCGACTCCGCCGACGTCGTGTCCGCCATCGAGCGGATCGAGACGACCATCGGCCGGATCCACGACATCCAGACCACCATCGCCTCCGCCGTCGAGGAGCAGACCGCGACGACGGGCGAGATGGGGCGGTCCCTGTCGGAGGCCGCGGCGGGCTCGTCGGAGATCGGGTCCGGCATCAGCGCCGTCGCCACCGCGGCGGAGCAGTCGAGCGCGCAGGCCCAGACGAGCGCCTCGCACACCCGGGAGCTCACGGCCCTCAGCGAGCAGCTGACCGCGACGGTGCGGCGCTTCACGCTCTGA
- a CDS encoding chemotaxis protein CheW, whose product MPVEQLSAPPSGAATDRDTVQYCTFWVDDLYLGIDALMVQEVLRNPGITPVPLAPPAIRGLINLRGQIVTAVDLGARLGRTPTERRMNVVVRAAEGSVSLLVDRIADVVEVPRSGHEAVPTTLTGVARGQLSATCPLADSLLLILDVARVTAVRPEGEGSR is encoded by the coding sequence GTGCCCGTTGAGCAGCTGAGCGCGCCCCCGAGCGGGGCCGCCACCGACCGGGACACCGTCCAGTACTGCACGTTCTGGGTGGACGACCTCTACCTCGGCATCGACGCCCTCATGGTCCAGGAGGTGCTGCGCAACCCCGGCATCACCCCGGTGCCCCTCGCGCCGCCTGCCATCCGCGGCCTCATCAACCTGCGCGGCCAGATCGTCACGGCCGTCGACCTCGGCGCACGGCTCGGCCGCACCCCGACCGAGCGGCGGATGAACGTCGTCGTCCGCGCCGCCGAGGGCTCGGTGAGCCTGCTCGTCGACCGCATCGCCGACGTCGTCGAGGTCCCGCGCTCCGGCCACGAGGCCGTCCCGACGACGCTCACGGGCGTCGCGCGCGGCCAGCTGTCCGCGACGTGCCCGCTCGCCGACTCCCTGCTCCTCATCCTCGACGTCGCCCGGGTCACCGCCGTGCGGCCCGAGGGCGAAGGCAGCCGCTGA
- a CDS encoding chemotaxis protein CheA: protein MSGSSDGMDEIVQEFLVESHENLDQLDRDFVELERSPGSRDLLASVFRTIHTIKGTSGFLSFGNLEKVTHVGENLLAQLRDGDRVLDAATTDVLLRMVDAVRELLALIEATGGDADGDVDGVVDAVKAVLDGTSAPAVEPEPVAIDPEPVAIDPEPEPVAVEPEREPVVAPVATAGSVPAEPAGDEPATEQKKRSAVDGSIRVDVDVLENLMQLVGELVLSRNQILQLAAESAEADLVRSAHRLDLISSSLQEAVMKTRMQPMDYLWAKLPRVVRDLSAQCGKEVDLVMHGRETELDRTLLDAVKDPLTHLVRNAVDHGIERPGAREQAGKPRRGTLTLRAYHESGQVVMEIGDDGKGLDPDAIGRKAVDKGLVSAGELAAMSRRQVLDLIFRPGFSTAEAVTNVSGRGVGMDVVRTNIEKIGGSVDLTSTPGHGTVCRVTIPLTLAIIPALIVRQGAERYAIPQANLLELVRMNPEDATKGVEYVAGVPVHRLRGRLLPLLDLGGQLGVESVGRGDAATIAVLRSDTDEFGLVVDEVVETQEIVVKPLGAALTSLQAFAGAAVMGDGRIALILDVPGLAAAGNVASTSASITSTLREEAGLGGADSDLRSLLVVRTEGARNVAVPLEKVARLEEVEVTALEHVGSTTVIQYRGDLLPIVEPDGGYSSYGGYGVPGQGEAPAQESLVVPTVTIVVYQHGARLVGLRVAEIVDIVEVPLVLSPIGARAGSLGSLVVNGNITDVLDVAALAAPFAADEADAYLEDSRAR from the coding sequence GTGAGCGGCAGTTCTGACGGCATGGACGAGATCGTCCAGGAGTTCCTCGTCGAGTCGCACGAGAACCTCGACCAGCTGGACCGCGACTTCGTCGAGCTCGAGCGCTCGCCGGGCTCCCGCGACCTGCTCGCGAGCGTCTTCCGGACGATCCACACGATCAAGGGCACGAGCGGGTTCCTCTCCTTCGGCAACCTCGAGAAGGTCACCCACGTCGGGGAGAACCTCCTCGCGCAGCTGCGCGACGGCGACCGGGTGCTCGACGCCGCGACGACGGACGTGCTCCTGCGGATGGTCGACGCCGTCCGCGAGCTCCTCGCCCTCATCGAGGCGACGGGTGGCGACGCCGACGGCGACGTCGACGGGGTCGTGGACGCGGTCAAGGCCGTCCTCGACGGCACGAGCGCACCGGCCGTCGAGCCCGAGCCCGTGGCGATCGACCCCGAGCCCGTGGCGATCGACCCCGAGCCCGAACCGGTCGCCGTCGAGCCCGAGCGCGAGCCCGTCGTCGCACCGGTCGCGACCGCCGGCTCCGTCCCCGCCGAGCCCGCCGGCGACGAGCCCGCGACGGAGCAGAAGAAGCGCTCCGCCGTCGACGGGTCCATCCGCGTCGACGTCGACGTCCTCGAGAACCTCATGCAGCTCGTCGGCGAGCTCGTCCTCAGCCGCAACCAGATCCTCCAGCTCGCCGCCGAGTCCGCCGAGGCGGACCTCGTCCGCTCCGCGCACCGCCTCGACCTCATCTCCTCCTCCCTCCAGGAGGCGGTGATGAAGACGCGGATGCAGCCCATGGACTACCTGTGGGCGAAGCTGCCGCGCGTCGTCCGCGACCTGTCCGCGCAGTGCGGCAAGGAGGTCGACCTCGTGATGCACGGTCGCGAGACCGAGCTCGACCGCACGCTCCTCGACGCCGTCAAGGACCCGCTCACCCACCTCGTCCGCAACGCCGTCGACCACGGCATCGAGCGGCCCGGCGCCCGCGAGCAGGCCGGCAAGCCCCGCCGCGGCACCCTCACGCTGCGGGCGTACCACGAGTCCGGCCAGGTCGTGATGGAGATCGGCGACGACGGCAAGGGCCTCGACCCCGACGCCATCGGGCGCAAGGCCGTCGACAAGGGCCTCGTGAGCGCCGGCGAGCTCGCCGCCATGAGCCGCCGGCAGGTGCTCGACCTCATCTTCCGCCCCGGCTTCTCCACCGCCGAGGCCGTGACCAACGTCTCCGGCCGCGGTGTCGGGATGGACGTGGTCCGGACCAACATCGAGAAGATCGGCGGCAGCGTCGACCTCACGAGCACCCCCGGGCACGGCACCGTCTGCCGCGTCACGATCCCCCTCACCCTCGCGATCATCCCCGCGCTCATCGTCCGCCAGGGCGCCGAGCGGTACGCGATCCCGCAGGCCAACCTCCTCGAGCTCGTCCGGATGAACCCGGAGGACGCGACGAAGGGCGTCGAGTACGTCGCCGGCGTGCCGGTCCACCGCCTCCGCGGCCGGCTCCTGCCGCTGCTCGACCTCGGCGGGCAGCTCGGCGTCGAGTCGGTCGGTCGCGGCGACGCCGCGACCATCGCCGTCCTCCGCTCCGACACCGACGAGTTCGGGCTCGTCGTCGACGAGGTCGTCGAGACCCAGGAGATCGTCGTCAAGCCGCTCGGCGCGGCGCTCACGTCGCTGCAGGCCTTCGCCGGCGCCGCGGTCATGGGCGACGGGCGCATCGCCCTCATCCTCGACGTGCCCGGCCTCGCGGCCGCCGGCAACGTCGCCTCGACGAGCGCGAGCATCACCTCGACGCTGCGCGAGGAGGCCGGTCTCGGCGGGGCCGACAGCGACCTGCGCAGTCTCCTCGTCGTCCGCACCGAGGGCGCCCGCAACGTCGCCGTCCCGCTGGAGAAGGTGGCCCGTCTCGAGGAGGTCGAGGTCACCGCCCTCGAGCACGTCGGGTCGACGACCGTCATCCAGTACCGCGGCGACCTGCTGCCGATCGTCGAGCCCGACGGTGGCTACAGCAGCTACGGCGGCTACGGCGTCCCCGGTCAGGGCGAGGCGCCCGCGCAGGAGAGCCTCGTCGTCCCCACGGTCACGATCGTCGTCTACCAGCACGGCGCGCGCCTCGTCGGGCTCCGCGTCGCGGAGATCGTCGACATCGTCGAGGTCCCGCTCGTGCTGTCGCCCATCGGCGCCCGCGCCGGGAGCCTCGGCTCGCTCGTCGTCAACGGCAACATCACCGACGTCCTCGACGTCGCCGCGCTCGCCGCCCCCTTCGCCGCCGACGAGGCGGACGCCTACCTGGAGGACTCCCGTGCCCGTTGA
- a CDS encoding glycoside hydrolase family 13 protein, producing MSDEAVQQWWRDAVVYEVYPRSFADGDDDGVGDLAGLRLRLPYLRDLGVDALWLTPWYPSPMEDGGYDVRDYRDVDPRLGTLADADAVIAEAHDLGLRVIVDIVPNHTSREHPWFVEALAAPDGHPSRDRYYFRDGRGPDGSEPPNDWISAFGGSAWERTTRADGSPGQWYLHIFAPGQPDLDWRNPDVVEEFDDILRFWFDRGVDGLRVDAVPALGKAPGLPDAGHEPGARFETRSWTDSPYWDREEVHEVLRHWRRVADSYGDRVLVAEAVVAGPDALAAYVREDEVHASFNFDFLTCPWRAGALRDVVDSTLASHGSVGAAATWVLSSHDEVRHLTRLGLRAEQTRGTGAQAGLRPDDVDLGLGTRRARAAALLLLGLPGSAYLWQGEELGLPEVIDLPPEVREDPVFRQSGGTELGRDGCRVPLPWSGDEPPFGFSAPGVATWLPQPEAWAALTAERQSVEQGSVLRLYRDALRLRREHRDVRAGAFEWLDLGEAAVAFRLGGRFSCVVNLGADAVPLDGHGDLLLHSRHGGSGAVEQDEAAWLLLP from the coding sequence ATGAGCGATGAGGCCGTGCAGCAGTGGTGGCGGGACGCCGTCGTGTACGAGGTGTACCCGCGGAGCTTCGCCGACGGCGACGACGACGGGGTGGGTGACCTCGCGGGGCTTCGACTGCGGCTGCCGTACCTGCGCGACCTCGGCGTCGACGCGCTGTGGCTCACGCCCTGGTACCCCTCCCCCATGGAGGACGGCGGCTACGACGTCCGCGACTACCGGGACGTCGACCCGCGGCTCGGGACGCTCGCCGACGCCGACGCCGTGATCGCCGAGGCGCACGACCTCGGCCTGCGCGTGATCGTCGACATCGTCCCGAACCACACGTCGCGCGAGCACCCGTGGTTCGTCGAGGCGCTCGCCGCACCCGACGGCCACCCGTCGAGGGACCGCTACTACTTCCGCGACGGCCGCGGACCCGACGGCTCCGAGCCGCCCAACGACTGGATCAGCGCCTTCGGCGGCTCCGCGTGGGAGCGCACCACGCGCGCCGACGGCTCACCCGGGCAGTGGTACCTCCACATCTTCGCCCCGGGCCAGCCCGACCTCGACTGGCGGAACCCGGATGTCGTCGAGGAGTTCGACGACATCCTCCGGTTCTGGTTCGACCGCGGGGTCGACGGGCTGCGGGTCGACGCCGTCCCCGCCCTCGGCAAGGCACCGGGCCTGCCGGACGCGGGGCACGAGCCCGGCGCCCGCTTCGAGACGCGCAGCTGGACCGACAGCCCCTACTGGGACCGGGAGGAGGTCCACGAGGTGCTGCGCCACTGGCGCCGGGTCGCCGACTCCTACGGCGACCGCGTCCTCGTCGCGGAGGCGGTGGTCGCGGGACCGGACGCGCTCGCCGCGTACGTGCGGGAGGACGAGGTCCACGCCTCCTTCAACTTCGACTTCCTCACGTGCCCGTGGCGAGCCGGTGCCCTCCGGGACGTCGTCGACAGCACGCTCGCGTCGCACGGCTCCGTCGGCGCCGCCGCCACGTGGGTGCTGTCGAGCCACGACGAGGTCCGCCACCTCACCCGCCTCGGTCTGCGGGCCGAGCAGACCCGCGGGACCGGGGCCCAGGCCGGGCTGCGGCCGGACGACGTCGACCTCGGGCTCGGCACCCGACGTGCCCGCGCCGCCGCCCTCCTCCTGCTGGGCCTGCCGGGCTCGGCGTACCTGTGGCAGGGCGAGGAGCTCGGGCTGCCCGAGGTCATCGACCTGCCGCCCGAGGTGCGGGAGGACCCGGTCTTCCGCCAGAGCGGCGGCACCGAGCTCGGCCGCGACGGGTGCCGGGTCCCGCTGCCGTGGTCCGGCGACGAGCCGCCGTTCGGCTTCAGCGCTCCGGGCGTCGCGACGTGGCTCCCCCAGCCGGAGGCGTGGGCCGCGCTCACCGCGGAGCGTCAGTCCGTCGAGCAGGGCTCGGTGCTGCGGCTGTACCGGGACGCGCTCCGGCTGCGTCGGGAGCACCGCGACGTGCGTGCCGGCGCGTTCGAGTGGCTCGACCTCGGCGAGGCCGCCGTCGCGTTCCGCCTCGGCGGGCGCTTCTCGTGCGTCGTCAACCTCGGCGCGGACGCCGTGCCGCTCGACGGGCACGGCGACCTGCTCCTGCACTCCCGTCACGGCGGGAGCGGTGCCGTCGAGCAGGACGAGGCCGCCTGGCTGCTCCTGCCCTGA
- a CDS encoding carbohydrate ABC transporter permease, whose product MSTTDRSRGARVSDAAGAGVTGPAGTLAAEGAENADDRVGTPVRRSRAATFRKSMSNPWASLIAIVIAVLWTIPTAGLLISSIRPEFSVKNTGWWTWFTNPEFTANNYNLVLYGSEGFATVFINTIVITLPAVVIPITLALLAAYAFAWIEFPGRDWIFVGVFALQIVPIQIALIPLLTDYVNWGIAGSFWPVWLSHSIFALPLAVFLLHNFMKDIPRSLIEAAMVDGAGHVKIFFQVLLPVLTPAIAAFAVFQFLWVWNDLLVALIFGSAQNTAPLTVRLANIVGTRGSEWHLLTAGAFISMIVPLVVFIALQRFFVRGLLAGSVKG is encoded by the coding sequence ATGAGCACCACCGACCGCAGCAGGGGAGCACGGGTCTCCGACGCCGCCGGCGCCGGGGTCACCGGCCCGGCGGGGACGCTGGCCGCCGAAGGGGCGGAGAACGCCGACGACCGCGTCGGGACCCCGGTCCGCCGCAGCCGCGCGGCCACGTTCCGCAAGAGCATGTCGAACCCGTGGGCCTCGCTCATCGCGATCGTCATCGCGGTCCTGTGGACCATCCCGACCGCCGGCCTGCTGATCTCCTCGATCAGGCCGGAGTTCTCCGTCAAGAACACGGGCTGGTGGACGTGGTTCACCAACCCGGAGTTCACGGCGAACAACTACAACCTCGTGCTCTACGGCAGCGAGGGCTTCGCGACCGTCTTCATCAACACGATCGTCATCACGTTGCCGGCGGTCGTCATCCCGATCACGCTCGCCCTCCTCGCGGCCTACGCCTTCGCGTGGATCGAGTTCCCCGGCCGTGACTGGATCTTCGTCGGTGTCTTCGCGCTCCAGATCGTGCCGATCCAGATCGCGCTGATCCCGCTGCTCACGGACTACGTGAACTGGGGCATCGCGGGCTCGTTCTGGCCGGTGTGGCTGTCGCACTCGATCTTCGCGCTCCCCCTGGCGGTGTTCCTGCTCCACAACTTCATGAAGGACATCCCCCGCTCCCTCATCGAGGCCGCCATGGTCGACGGTGCGGGGCACGTGAAGATCTTCTTCCAGGTCCTGCTGCCGGTGCTCACGCCGGCGATCGCGGCGTTCGCCGTGTTCCAGTTCCTGTGGGTGTGGAACGACCTGCTCGTCGCCCTGATCTTCGGGTCCGCGCAGAACACCGCGCCGCTGACGGTCCGGCTCGCGAACATCGTCGGGACGCGTGGCTCGGAGTGGCACCTGCTGACGGCAGGCGCTTTCATCTCGATGATCGTGCCCCTGGTCGTCTTCATCGCCCTGCAGCGCTTCTTCGTCCGCGGTCTCCTCGCGGGCAGCGTCAAGGGCTGA
- a CDS encoding carbohydrate ABC transporter permease: MDLLLNANSAGEKFTVMIIAILLFVAVMTIILFAVDRPRNVPGWLAAIAFAGPALLLLIFGLVRPALITIYQAFFDRTGENFVGTDNLAQIFATPDLRQVIYNTFAWTILTPLVATFLGLLYAVLVDKTRFEAVAKALIFLPMAISMVGASIIWRFVYDYRADIGDNTQIGLANQVLVWLGFEPYQFLLQQPWNTVFLIIVFIWIQTGFAMTVLSAAIKAIPDDITEAAKLDGVSGVQLFRFVTVPAIRPALIVVLTTLAIGSLKVFDIVRTMTGGQFGTSIVANEFYTQAFRQGDQGLGAALALILFILVVPIVAYNVRQQRISEEVR; the protein is encoded by the coding sequence ATGGACCTGCTGCTCAACGCGAACAGTGCAGGCGAGAAGTTCACCGTCATGATCATCGCGATCCTGCTCTTCGTCGCGGTCATGACCATCATCCTGTTCGCCGTCGACCGACCACGGAACGTCCCGGGCTGGTTGGCCGCGATCGCCTTCGCCGGCCCCGCCCTCCTCCTGCTCATCTTCGGGTTGGTCAGACCGGCGCTCATCACGATCTACCAGGCGTTCTTCGACCGGACGGGCGAGAACTTCGTCGGGACGGACAACCTCGCGCAGATCTTCGCGACGCCCGACCTCCGGCAGGTCATCTACAACACCTTCGCGTGGACCATCCTCACGCCGCTCGTCGCGACCTTCCTCGGTCTCCTCTACGCCGTGCTCGTCGACAAGACACGCTTCGAGGCGGTCGCCAAGGCGCTCATCTTCCTGCCGATGGCCATCTCCATGGTCGGCGCGTCGATCATCTGGCGCTTCGTCTACGACTACCGGGCCGACATCGGGGACAACACCCAGATCGGTCTGGCCAACCAGGTCCTCGTGTGGCTCGGCTTCGAGCCGTACCAGTTCTTGCTGCAGCAACCGTGGAACACGGTGTTCCTCATCATCGTGTTCATCTGGATCCAGACCGGGTTCGCGATGACGGTCCTCTCGGCCGCCATCAAGGCGATCCCCGACGACATCACGGAGGCGGCGAAGCTCGACGGCGTGAGCGGCGTACAGCTCTTCCGCTTCGTCACGGTGCCGGCCATCCGGCCCGCCCTCATCGTCGTCCTCACGACGCTCGCCATCGGCAGCCTCAAGGTCTTCGACATCGTCCGGACGATGACCGGCGGGCAGTTCGGCACGTCGATCGTGGCCAACGAGTTCTACACGCAGGCGTTCCGGCAGGGTGACCAGGGCCTCGGCGCGGCGCTCGCGCTCATCCTCTTCATCCTCGTGGTGCCGATCGTCGCCTACAACGTCCGTCAGCAGCGGATTTCGGAGGAGGTCCGATGA
- a CDS encoding ABC transporter substrate-binding protein codes for MRIRLTKRAAAVAGTGVAVSMLLAACGADAIEDQSAGGDASAGGGDAAAGDLPEIDCAPYEEFGDLSGTSVSWYTPVRAPDDADYITWVGLFEECTGVTVNYEGSAEFEAQLLVRIQSGQAPDVAMLPQPGLAASIITDNPGLAVEPPEAAVANFREYYNQAWEQYGTVDGTLYGLPNSSNAKSLVWYSPTAFEENGYEVPETWDEMVALSDQIVEDFADNEAVKPWCAGIGSGDATGWVATDWMEDVMLRMHGPEVYDQWVNHEIPFNDPQVASVLEEVGRFLKNPDYVNGGIGGVQSIATTEFQAGGLPITEGQCFMHRQAAFYSTNFPEGTSVAEDGDIWAFYLPPMNEEFGRPLLGGGEVNVAFADRPEVQAFQVFLTQPDATQARGGIGGGNYIPPNTEFDPSVLPDPVQQLSAELLTDPEATFRFDASDLMPGAVGAGSFWSEMTAWIAEDKSNEAVLDAIEQSWP; via the coding sequence ATGCGGATCCGCCTCACCAAGCGTGCGGCCGCTGTCGCCGGTACAGGCGTCGCGGTGTCGATGCTGCTGGCGGCCTGCGGGGCAGACGCGATCGAGGACCAGAGCGCCGGCGGCGACGCCAGCGCCGGCGGAGGTGACGCCGCGGCCGGCGACCTCCCCGAGATCGACTGCGCGCCGTACGAGGAGTTCGGTGACCTGAGCGGCACGTCCGTCTCGTGGTACACCCCCGTCCGGGCCCCGGACGACGCCGACTACATCACGTGGGTCGGGCTGTTCGAGGAGTGCACGGGCGTGACCGTGAACTACGAGGGGTCGGCGGAGTTCGAGGCCCAGCTCCTCGTCCGCATCCAGTCCGGCCAGGCGCCCGACGTCGCGATGCTGCCGCAGCCGGGCCTCGCTGCCAGCATCATCACGGACAACCCGGGCCTCGCCGTCGAGCCGCCCGAGGCCGCCGTGGCGAACTTCCGCGAGTACTACAACCAGGCGTGGGAGCAGTACGGGACGGTCGACGGCACGCTGTACGGCCTGCCGAACTCCTCCAACGCGAAGTCGCTGGTCTGGTACTCGCCCACCGCGTTCGAGGAGAACGGCTACGAGGTGCCGGAGACGTGGGACGAGATGGTCGCCCTCTCCGACCAGATCGTCGAGGACTTCGCCGACAACGAGGCGGTCAAGCCGTGGTGCGCCGGCATCGGGTCCGGTGACGCCACCGGCTGGGTCGCGACGGACTGGATGGAGGACGTCATGCTCCGCATGCACGGCCCCGAGGTCTACGACCAGTGGGTCAACCACGAGATCCCCTTCAACGACCCGCAGGTGGCGTCGGTCCTCGAGGAGGTCGGCCGGTTCCTCAAGAACCCCGACTACGTCAACGGCGGCATCGGCGGCGTCCAGTCGATCGCGACGACGGAGTTCCAGGCCGGTGGTCTCCCGATCACCGAGGGCCAGTGCTTCATGCACCGCCAGGCGGCGTTCTACTCGACGAACTTCCCCGAGGGGACGAGCGTCGCCGAGGACGGCGACATCTGGGCCTTCTACCTGCCTCCCATGAACGAGGAGTTCGGGCGGCCGCTGCTCGGCGGCGGCGAGGTCAACGTCGCGTTCGCCGACCGGCCCGAGGTCCAGGCCTTCCAGGTGTTCCTCACCCAGCCGGACGCCACCCAGGCGCGCGGCGGCATCGGCGGCGGCAACTACATCCCGCCGAACACGGAGTTCGACCCGAGCGTGCTGCCGGACCCGGTCCAGCAGCTGTCGGCGGAGCTCCTCACGGACCCGGAGGCGACGTTCCGCTTCGACGCCTCCGACCTCATGCCGGGCGCCGTCGGTGCCGGGTCCTTCTGGTCGGAGATGACGGCGTGGATCGCCGAGGACAAGAGCAACGAGGCCGTGCTCGACGCGATCGAGCAGTCCTGGCCGTGA
- a CDS encoding LacI family DNA-binding transcriptional regulator, which translates to MASIEDVARATGVSTATVSRALRGLASVAEPTRVRVQKAAQSLGYVPSAAASSLASGRTKAVGLVTPHVSRWFFSVCIETIESVLRTEGYDVLLVILPPGDQLEPGPGAVTPPSRQTIETDLLRKRVDATIVLTLPLVRRELETLRGLGHAVVYVGDLVPGLPSFGIDDVAVGRRATEHLLRLGHRDIALVGSNGEDPDGWGPPRDRYRGYVQAMGAAGLDPLPPVRCDLTVAEGRRAARELLTGGPLPTGVVAVSDEIGIGLLHELRSAGVDVPGRVSVIGVDDHPHADLHGLTTIAQPVAEQAEAAARWLLALLQRVRVTGGRLPAGWDSQQERLPVHLVERRSTAVPASLVNP; encoded by the coding sequence GTGGCGTCGATCGAGGACGTCGCCCGGGCGACGGGCGTGTCCACCGCCACCGTCTCGCGCGCCCTGCGGGGCCTCGCCTCCGTCGCCGAACCGACGCGCGTGCGCGTCCAGAAGGCGGCGCAGTCCCTCGGCTACGTGCCGTCCGCGGCGGCCTCCAGCCTCGCGAGCGGCCGGACGAAGGCGGTCGGGCTCGTCACGCCCCACGTGAGTCGCTGGTTCTTCTCCGTGTGCATCGAGACCATCGAGTCGGTCCTGCGGACCGAGGGCTACGACGTCCTCCTCGTCATCCTCCCGCCGGGCGACCAGCTCGAACCCGGCCCCGGGGCCGTCACCCCGCCGTCCCGGCAGACCATCGAGACCGACCTCCTGCGCAAGCGCGTCGACGCGACGATCGTCCTCACGCTCCCCCTCGTCCGCCGCGAGCTCGAGACCCTCCGCGGGCTGGGTCACGCCGTGGTCTACGTCGGCGACCTGGTGCCGGGGCTGCCCTCGTTCGGCATCGACGACGTCGCCGTCGGGCGGCGGGCCACCGAGCACCTGCTCCGCCTCGGTCACCGCGACATCGCGCTCGTCGGCAGCAACGGCGAGGACCCGGACGGCTGGGGGCCGCCGCGCGACCGCTACCGCGGCTACGTCCAGGCCATGGGCGCCGCGGGCCTCGACCCGCTACCCCCCGTGCGGTGCGACCTCACGGTCGCCGAGGGCCGCCGCGCGGCGCGCGAGCTGCTGACCGGCGGGCCGCTGCCCACCGGCGTGGTCGCGGTGTCCGACGAGATCGGCATCGGGCTGCTCCACGAGCTGAGGTCCGCCGGGGTCGACGTGCCGGGGCGGGTCTCGGTCATCGGTGTCGACGACCACCCCCACGCGGACCTCCACGGGCTCACGACCATCGCCCAACCCGTCGCGGAGCAGGCGGAGGCGGCCGCGCGCTGGCTCCTCGCCCTGCTGCAGCGCGTGAGGGTCACCGGCGGGCGGCTCCCCGCGGGCTGGGACTCCCAGCAGGAGCGGCTCCCCGTGCACCTCGTCGAGCGCCGGTCGACCGCGGTGCCCGCCAGCCTCGTCAACCCCTGA